Proteins from a genomic interval of Colletes latitarsis isolate SP2378_abdomen chromosome 12, iyColLati1, whole genome shotgun sequence:
- the LOC143348814 gene encoding uncharacterized protein LOC143348814, with protein MLKQSNFFTRNIDMTWKTFVRESCDVPDISSETKEYRLGFRENEAKEAYEEIINEESNANLQLERQKHCRTKTPATENNITTKPVGKIEEKVTVNSILKAVEQKDLKFLLKHVTQENVNLTDDFGWTPLMSAAYCGHLDIIKFLLSLGANKKAREKSGLTAAQLALKKNYLNIVALLKKKTESKANKISSEISIDKSRINNDTILHTRSELIEPLKNYSGTMYKNIDNKEQITEVTGFYCKICKVNFYQTSWKKHETSTLHIFNTKPKLSNAMYGITKQNKGYQMLLSTGWDEQGGLGPSGKGIKYPIKTCLKIDRKGIGQPSENEYRMKFDQQMALKHIQQVEEKAGEILMDHQEIVALDKRRNNDRVGMRALQKEKYKNAWIAVGPLLLKMPSKTAEELLVKDQRECHIEINKLRSDLKIKVNELRDLELNPPVPGLMLQPMSHKEMSVINHALGKSS; from the exons ATGTTAAAACAAAGCAATTTTTTCACGCGCAATATCGATATGACATGGAAAACGTTCGTTCGAGAATCTTGCGACGTTCCAGACATATCATCGGAAACGAAAGAATATcgattaggatttcgagaaaATGAAGCGAAAGAGGCTTACGAAGAAATTATAAATGAAGAAAGCAACGCGAATTTGCAATTGGAAAGACAGAAGCATTGTAGAACGAAAACACCGGCTACTGAAAATAATATAACAACGAAACCAGTTGGAAAAATTGAAGAGAAAGTCACAGTAAATTCCATACTGAAAGCGGTGGAGCAAAAAGATTTAAAGTTCTTGTTGAAACACGTAACGCAGGAAAATGTTAATTTAACGGATGATTTTGGTTGGACACCTCTGATGTCGGCTGCGTATTGTGGCCATTtagatattataaaatttttattaagcCTCGGAGCTAACAAAAAGGCTAGAGAGAAATCTGGGCTTACAGCTGCGCAACtagctttaaaaaaaaattatttaaacatagTTGCTTTGCTCAAAAAGAAAACAGAATCTAAAGCTAATAAAATTTCATCCGAAATAAGTATAGATAAGTCGAGAATAAATAACGATACTATACTGCATACAAGATCTGAGTTAATAGAACCTTTGAAAAATTACAGTGGAACAATGTATAAAAATATCGATAATAAAGAACAGATAACGGAAGTTACAGGGTTTTACTGTAAAATTTGCAAAGTTAACTTTTATCAAACATCTTGGAAGAAGCATGAAACATCCACGCTTCATATTTTTAACACAAAGCCAAAACTATCGAATGCTATGTATGGAATAACAAAACAAAATAAAGGTTATCAAATGCTTTTAAGTACTGGATGGGACGAGCAAGGTGGTCTGGGCCCCTCGGGGAAAGGAATAAAATATCCTATAAAAACGTGCTTAAAAATTGATAGAAAAGGAATAGGCCAGCCGAGCGAAAACGAATATAGA ATGAAGTTTGATCAGCAGATGGCATTAAAACATATACAACAGGTAGAAGAAAAGGCAGGGGAGATTCTCATGGACCATCAAGAAATAGTTGCTTTGGACAAAAGAAGAAACAATGATAGAGTTGGAATGAGAGCACTGCAAAAAGAAAAATACAAGAATGCTTGGATAGCTGTTGGACCACTTTTGCTTAAGATGCCGTCCAAAACTGCAGAAGAATTGCTTGTAAAAG ATCAAAGAGAATGTCACATTGAAATCAACAAGTTGAGAagtgatttaaaaattaaagtgAATGAATTAcgagacttggaacttaatccaCCTGTTCCAGGTTTAATGTTGCAACCTATGTCTCATAAAGAAATGTCTGTAATAAACCATGCATTGGGTAAAAGTTCTTAA
- the Rcc1 gene encoding regulator of chromosome condensation 1, whose product MPPRKATKRSAESSTKGPKEPKQIKRKQIIKPSLRRSSTGGVLLVFGQGDVGQLGLGDEVVEKIRPAAIPGYQDIVAIAAGGMHNVCLRETGEILTFGCNDEGALGRDTSVDGSETKPDTVNLPGKVVQVTAGDSHSAALLEDGRVFAWGSFRDSHGTMGLTLKGNERFPIEILPNVKIIKIASGADHLVLLNENGHVYTCGCGEQGQLGRVAARAANRNTRHGMGPLLSPGLVEFKITKKLEFGDIWAGTYCTFAKEYHTGDIYVFGLNNYYQIGLKDPVTHFHPRISKTFSGKIWRHISSGQHHTIALDDSGKVFVMGRKEYGRLGLGSNCLDAKELTAVPALSSFKCVDVAAGSAQSFAVTESGSLYSWGMGSSGQLGTGEEEDVEEPVLVKGKQLEGKTIIRVAGGGQHTLALATTHPSKEETAG is encoded by the exons A TGCCGCCAAGGAAAGCAACAAAACGGTCTGCTGAAAGTTCTACGAAAGGCCCAAAGGAGCCGAAGCAGATTAAGAGAAAGCAAA TTATAAAACCAAGTTTACGGCGGTCCTCGACTGGTGGAGTGTTATTGGTGTTTGGACAAGGCGATGTGGGACAGCTTGGTTTGGGAGACGAGGTGGTAGAAAAAATACGACCAGCAGCTATTCCTGGATACCAGGATATCGTGGCCATAGCAGCCGGTGGCATGCATAACGTGTGCCTGAGGGAAACAGGAGAGATATTAACGTTTGGCTGCAACGACGAAGGAGCATTAGGACGCGATACATCTGTAGATGGTTCGGAAACTAAACCAGATACCGTCAATCTGCCTGGTAAAGTCGTTCAGGTAACGGCTGGAGACTCTCATAGTGCCGCTCTGTTAGAGGATGGAAGAGTTTTTGCATGGGGCTCCTTCAGG GATTCCCACGGTACTATGGGTTTAACGTTGAAGGGAAACGAACGGTTCCCGATAGAAATACTGCCTAATGTAAAGATAATTAAAATAGCGTCCGGTGCCGATCACTTAGTTTTACTTAACGAAAATGGACACGTGTACACGTGTGGATGCGGGGAACAAGGTCAATTAGGACGTGTAGCGGCCAGAGCCGCTAATAGAAATACCCGTCACGGTATGGGTCCGTTATTATCCCCGGGTCTAGTTGAATTCAAAATTACAAAGAAATTAGAATTTGGTGATATCTGGGCTGGAACCTATTGTACATTTGCTAAAGAATATCACACAGGGGATATATATGTATtcggtttaaataattattatcaaaTTG GTTTAAAGGACCCCGTGACTCATTTTCATCCGCGAATATCAAAAACCTTTAGCGGAAAAATTTGGAGACACATCAGTAGCGGACAGCATCATACTATCGCCTTGGACGATTCTGGCAAAGTATTTGTTATGGGTCGTAAAGAATACGGCCGTCTCGGGCTTGGATCTAATTGCTTGGATGCAAAAGAATTAACAGCAGTTCCGGCCTTGAGTTCCTTTAAATGCGTTGACGTTGCGGCCGGAAGTGCTCAATCTTTCGCTGTTACCGAATCGG GAAGTCTATATTCGTGGGGCATGGGATCGAGTGGGCAGCTAGGTACAGGAGAAGAAGAAGACGTCGAAGAACCTGTGTTAGTCAAAGGAAAACAACTGGAAGGAAAGACAATAATACGGGTGGCGGGTGGAGGACAACATACGTTAGCACTAGCGACAACCCATCCATCGAAAGAAGAAACTGCTGGTTAA
- the Tim10 gene encoding translocase of inner membrane 10 has protein sequence MAALPQLNEDQLKVVQELEIEMMSDMYTRMTSACHRKCIPPKYLESELTKGESICLDRCIAKYLDVHERIGKKFTQISMQSDNFMKDKVAEQK, from the coding sequence ATGGCTGCATTACCTCAGCTCAACGAAGATCAATTAAAAGTGGTACAAGAACTAGAAATAGAGATGATGTctgatatgtatactcgtatgaCGTCTGCGTGTCATAGAAAATGTATACCACCAAAGTATCTCGAATCGGAATTAACCAAGGGGGAGTCGATATGTCTTGATCGTTGTATTGCTAAATATCTGGATGTTCATGAACGTATCGGGAAGAAGTTCACTCAGATTTCTATGCAATCAGATAACTTTATGAAAGATAAAGTTgcagaacaaaaataa